Proteins from a genomic interval of Oceanispirochaeta crateris:
- a CDS encoding ABC transporter ATP-binding protein encodes MRKLKKLEMRGISKSFIGVKANQDVNLNIQGGDILGLLGENGAGKTTLMNILYGLYLPDEGQVLINDNEIRLRNPKDSMQAGIGMIHQHFMLIQKHTVLENIALGYDGAPFFFPQRYMREQIKEYSERFGLDVDPDKKIWELSAGEQQRVEILKALFRNADLLIMDEPTSVLTPQEAEDLFDILRKMTKEGHTVILISHKLEEIMAICNSVMVMRKGKVTGNARIEDVTQKDLARMMIGREISSCFEKSDQKPGEAVLEVNNLCVNNDQNRMIVNDLSFKLHQNEILGVAGVSGNGQREMVEAITGLRHALNGQVFLQGEEITNISARKIHDRGITHVPEERIKHGTVSTLQLYENSVLKQHHRNPFSFRSLMNYPLIKAHAEKIVKSYNVDAASINTPIKNLSGGNIQKLILGREISAEPDVLIAAHPTYGLDVGAAEYIRKELIVCRDRGGAVLLVSEDLEELFQVCDRIAVMFEGRFMGIVNPQNCEMDDIGLMMAGAIPEFSPAPQGEN; translated from the coding sequence TTGAGAAAACTTAAAAAGCTGGAAATGAGAGGAATCTCAAAATCCTTTATAGGGGTCAAGGCGAACCAGGATGTCAATTTGAATATTCAGGGAGGAGATATTCTGGGGCTCCTGGGTGAAAACGGTGCCGGAAAAACGACTCTCATGAATATACTCTACGGCCTGTACCTTCCCGATGAGGGACAGGTCCTCATCAACGATAATGAAATAAGGCTGAGAAACCCCAAAGACAGTATGCAGGCGGGAATCGGAATGATTCACCAACACTTTATGCTGATCCAGAAACACACGGTTCTTGAAAATATTGCTCTGGGATATGACGGAGCCCCCTTCTTTTTTCCCCAAAGATACATGAGGGAACAGATAAAGGAATATTCTGAACGGTTCGGTTTGGATGTAGATCCGGATAAGAAAATTTGGGAATTATCAGCTGGAGAACAGCAGAGAGTAGAGATCCTCAAAGCTTTATTCAGAAATGCTGACCTCCTAATCATGGATGAACCTACATCGGTCCTTACCCCCCAGGAGGCGGAGGACCTCTTTGATATTCTCAGAAAGATGACAAAAGAAGGGCATACGGTCATCTTGATCAGCCATAAACTTGAAGAAATTATGGCCATTTGCAACTCTGTCATGGTAATGAGAAAAGGAAAGGTCACAGGAAATGCCCGCATTGAAGACGTGACTCAAAAAGACCTGGCACGGATGATGATAGGAAGAGAAATCTCGTCCTGTTTTGAAAAAAGCGATCAAAAGCCTGGAGAAGCAGTCCTGGAAGTCAATAATCTATGCGTCAACAACGATCAAAATAGGATGATTGTCAACGATCTATCCTTTAAGCTCCACCAGAATGAAATACTGGGGGTGGCAGGAGTCTCGGGCAACGGCCAAAGAGAGATGGTAGAAGCCATTACAGGATTAAGACATGCCCTCAATGGTCAGGTATTTCTGCAGGGAGAAGAGATAACAAATATTTCTGCCCGAAAAATACATGACAGGGGAATTACCCATGTTCCGGAAGAAAGGATTAAACACGGAACAGTCTCAACACTTCAGCTTTATGAGAACTCTGTACTGAAACAGCACCACAGAAACCCATTCAGCTTCAGAAGTCTGATGAACTATCCGCTTATTAAAGCTCATGCCGAAAAAATTGTGAAATCCTATAATGTGGATGCAGCATCCATAAACACACCGATCAAAAACCTGTCGGGAGGCAATATCCAGAAACTCATTCTGGGAAGAGAGATTTCGGCAGAACCGGATGTTTTAATCGCTGCACACCCTACATATGGATTAGATGTAGGAGCTGCCGAGTATATCCGGAAAGAGCTCATTGTCTGCCGAGACCGCGGTGGAGCGGTTCTCCTGGTCTCAGAAGACCTGGAAGAGCTGTTCCAGGTTTGTGACAGAATAGCCGTCATGTTTGAAGGCAGATTTATGGGC
- a CDS encoding BMP family ABC transporter substrate-binding protein, with translation MKRLQSVLLAALVLLAVPMFFSCKAKEEAKTAEPVAEAAAPEEEKVKAGFVYIGPAGDFGWTYAHDQGRLFAEAELPWLETITVESVPEGDAVRFIDRLVQEQKCDVIFTTSFGYMDDTVAAAEKYPDVKFFHASGFKRTPNMGTYMGDMYQIYYMNGLIAGAMSETNKIGYVAAFPIPELFRHMNAYALGVKEVNPEATISVKWIYAWYGPDKAREAAESLISEGCDVLAFTEDTPTVVEVAQEHLEKGEAIYAMSHYSPMASYGEDAALSGQLTDWGVLYKQMLMDYKAGKTDDLTDYDLLWLMKENAVEMGASMTEKINPKYVDTLKGIMVDSADFGNISVYDLVMKRYEQMKAGRDVFDPFTGPIYDQDGNETIAAGEVASIGHLFADMMYQIDNFDTPLPQ, from the coding sequence ATGAAAAGATTACAGTCTGTTCTACTCGCAGCTCTCGTGCTGCTGGCAGTTCCCATGTTTTTTTCCTGCAAGGCTAAAGAAGAAGCCAAAACTGCAGAACCCGTTGCCGAAGCGGCAGCACCAGAAGAAGAAAAAGTCAAAGCCGGATTTGTTTACATCGGCCCTGCTGGAGACTTTGGTTGGACCTATGCCCACGATCAGGGGCGTCTATTTGCTGAAGCAGAACTTCCCTGGCTGGAAACAATCACCGTTGAAAGTGTTCCAGAAGGTGATGCAGTCCGTTTCATCGACAGACTGGTGCAGGAACAGAAATGTGATGTTATTTTTACAACCAGCTTTGGTTACATGGACGATACTGTAGCAGCAGCTGAAAAATATCCTGATGTTAAATTCTTCCATGCCTCCGGATTCAAAAGAACTCCCAATATGGGAACCTATATGGGTGACATGTACCAGATCTACTACATGAATGGACTTATAGCCGGTGCCATGAGCGAAACCAATAAGATCGGTTATGTGGCTGCATTTCCAATTCCCGAGCTGTTCCGTCATATGAACGCCTACGCTCTGGGTGTTAAGGAAGTAAACCCCGAAGCAACAATCAGCGTGAAATGGATCTATGCCTGGTACGGACCAGACAAGGCAAGAGAAGCAGCTGAATCTTTGATTTCAGAAGGTTGTGATGTTCTGGCTTTTACCGAAGACACACCTACAGTTGTTGAAGTAGCCCAGGAGCATCTGGAAAAAGGTGAAGCCATCTATGCTATGAGCCACTACAGCCCCATGGCCTCCTACGGTGAAGATGCAGCACTCTCAGGTCAGCTGACTGACTGGGGCGTACTGTATAAACAGATGCTGATGGATTATAAAGCCGGAAAAACAGATGATCTGACAGACTATGACCTGCTTTGGCTTATGAAGGAAAATGCCGTTGAAATGGGTGCTTCCATGACAGAAAAAATCAATCCAAAATATGTGGATACTCTGAAAGGTATCATGGTTGATTCAGCTGACTTCGGAAACATTTCCGTCTATGACCTCGTGATGAAACGGTATGAACAGATGAAAGCTGGACGCGATGTATTTGATCCATTTACAGGTCCTATTTATGACCAGGACGGCAACGAAACCATCGCCGCCGGTGAAGTGGCTTCCATTGGACACCTCTTTGCAGATATGATGTATCAAATTGATAACTTCGATACACCTCTTCCCCAATAA